One Bosea sp. 685 DNA segment encodes these proteins:
- a CDS encoding ABC transporter permease subunit, with product MTGEATTLRPAALSQPLSPLFALWPLLPIALFLGAFFVYPVLQLLTLSVRTSAGEMTAQNYLRIVSDPIYANVLAITFKIAFWTTLVSILGAYPVAYLLATASAKRRNSLMIWVLVPFWTSFLVRTFAWMILLGRNGAINRMLISLGITDAPVALIYNLTGTLIGMSHVMIPLAIMTMLPVMQTIDPNLTRAADTLGARRGQTFWRIYVPQSMPGVSAACIMVFITSLGFFITPALLGGARETMITQVIITQVQELLNWGFAGALAVFLLAAALLVFALYDRVVGMATLAGASASVGRSRPSMLGRVGARLGGAILSALGNLCAAVAERWERTIPESAQGVLGKAALRLAFGLVIGFLILPALFVIPASFTAGAAVEFPPRGFSLRWYQTYLSSPDWISATYNSFAIATMSGLVALLIGTMAAFALTRRRIPGKTAVLALVLSPLIVPRVVIAVALFYLYSRLELVGTITGLVIGHAVLAVPYVVITVMAVLSTYDQRYDQAASTLGASPLRTLWRITLPQIRPGLIAAFLFAFITSFDELTIALFVTGGAVSTLPRQMWSDMLLQINPTLAAVATILLVVMTLLLFAGEYLRRRSP from the coding sequence GTGACCGGCGAAGCGACGACACTGCGCCCGGCCGCGCTCTCCCAGCCGCTATCGCCGCTGTTCGCGCTCTGGCCACTGCTGCCGATCGCCCTGTTCCTGGGCGCCTTCTTCGTCTACCCGGTGCTGCAATTGCTGACCCTTTCGGTCCGCACGTCGGCAGGCGAGATGACGGCCCAGAACTATCTGCGCATCGTCTCCGACCCGATCTACGCCAATGTGCTGGCGATCACCTTCAAGATCGCGTTCTGGACCACGCTGGTCTCGATCCTGGGCGCATATCCCGTCGCCTATCTCCTCGCCACCGCCTCGGCCAAGCGACGCAACAGCCTGATGATCTGGGTGCTCGTGCCGTTCTGGACGAGCTTCCTGGTGCGGACCTTCGCCTGGATGATCCTGCTCGGGCGCAATGGCGCGATTAACCGCATGCTGATCTCCCTGGGCATCACCGATGCTCCGGTCGCGCTGATCTACAACCTGACCGGGACGCTGATCGGCATGAGCCATGTCATGATCCCGCTGGCAATCATGACCATGCTGCCGGTGATGCAGACGATCGACCCCAATCTGACGCGGGCTGCCGACACGCTCGGCGCCCGCCGCGGCCAGACCTTCTGGCGAATCTATGTCCCGCAATCCATGCCCGGCGTCAGCGCCGCCTGCATCATGGTGTTCATCACCTCGCTCGGCTTCTTCATCACGCCCGCGCTGCTTGGCGGCGCCCGGGAGACGATGATCACGCAGGTCATCATCACGCAGGTCCAGGAACTGCTGAACTGGGGCTTTGCCGGCGCACTTGCCGTCTTCCTGCTGGCGGCGGCGCTGCTGGTCTTCGCGCTCTATGACCGCGTCGTCGGCATGGCGACGCTGGCTGGTGCATCGGCATCGGTGGGCCGCTCGCGCCCCTCCATGCTGGGGCGCGTCGGTGCGCGCCTGGGCGGCGCCATCCTCAGTGCCCTCGGCAATCTCTGCGCGGCGGTCGCCGAGCGCTGGGAGCGGACCATTCCGGAGAGCGCACAAGGCGTGCTCGGCAAGGCTGCGTTGCGGCTCGCCTTCGGTCTCGTCATCGGCTTCCTGATCCTGCCGGCGCTGTTCGTCATCCCCGCCTCCTTCACCGCAGGCGCCGCCGTCGAGTTTCCGCCGCGCGGCTTCTCGCTGCGCTGGTATCAGACCTATCTCTCCTCGCCGGACTGGATCAGCGCGACCTACAACTCCTTCGCCATCGCCACGATGTCGGGGCTGGTGGCGCTGCTGATCGGGACCATGGCGGCCTTCGCCCTGACGCGGCGGCGGATCCCGGGTAAGACGGCTGTTCTGGCTCTGGTCCTGTCGCCGCTGATCGTGCCGCGCGTCGTCATCGCGGTGGCACTGTTCTACCTCTACTCGCGGCTTGAACTGGTCGGGACGATCACCGGCCTCGTCATCGGCCATGCCGTCCTGGCGGTGCCCTATGTCGTCATCACGGTGATGGCGGTGCTCAGCACCTATGACCAACGCTACGACCAGGCTGCCTCAACGCTGGGCGCGAGCCCGCTGCGCACGCTCTGGCGCATCACCCTGCCGCAGATCAGGCCGGGTCTGATCGCCGCCTTCCTGTTCGCCTTCATCACATCCTTCGACGAACTCACCATCGCCCTGTTCGTGACCGGCGGCGCGGTCTCGACGCTGCCGCGCCAGATGTGGAGCGACATGCTGCTCCAGATCAATCCGACGCTGGCAGCCGTCGCCACGATCCTGCTGGTCGTGATGACGCTGCTTCTCTTCGCCGGCGAATATCTACGCCGGCGCAGCCCATGA
- a CDS encoding ABC transporter ATP-binding protein: MATGKSPENYTSPENKSLKKLSIVDVSKRYGDVAALDSTDLDMAEGEFLTLLGPSGSGKTTLLSIVAGLISPTTGEVWIDGHCSTRLPPFKRGIGMVFQNYALFPHLTVFENIAFPLHMRRLPAVEVEHEVRRVLDIVKLPQVADRFPRELSGGQQQRIALARCIVYSPSIVLMDEPLGALDKNLRDHMQMEIKRLHTEIGITVLYVTHDQEEALAMSDRICLMNNARIEQVGTPDDLYFRPRSIFAASFLGESNILDGVVRTMGEKAVISVRAGATFEARPDARFKAEERLSWMVRPESLRVTRDAGPPGNTLRGRLQDVVFAGGVTKIHVRTDQGETLVAKQLTTANGVPNQGEEVFVSWSGEDTVLLPAATP, translated from the coding sequence ATGGCCACCGGCAAATCGCCCGAGAACTACACGTCGCCCGAGAACAAGTCGCTGAAGAAGCTGAGCATCGTGGACGTGTCGAAGCGCTACGGCGATGTCGCTGCACTCGACAGCACCGACCTCGATATGGCCGAGGGCGAGTTCCTGACCCTGCTGGGGCCATCCGGCTCGGGCAAGACGACACTGCTCTCGATCGTGGCCGGGCTCATCAGCCCGACCACCGGCGAGGTCTGGATCGACGGCCATTGCTCCACCCGGCTGCCGCCGTTCAAGCGGGGCATCGGCATGGTGTTCCAGAACTATGCGCTGTTTCCGCATCTGACGGTGTTCGAGAACATCGCCTTCCCACTGCATATGCGCCGCCTGCCCGCAGTGGAGGTGGAGCACGAGGTGCGCCGCGTTCTGGACATCGTCAAGCTGCCCCAGGTCGCCGACCGGTTCCCGCGCGAGCTCTCGGGCGGGCAGCAGCAGCGCATCGCGCTGGCTCGCTGCATCGTCTACAGCCCGTCGATCGTGCTGATGGACGAGCCGCTGGGCGCGCTCGACAAGAATCTGCGCGACCACATGCAGATGGAAATCAAGCGCCTCCACACCGAGATCGGCATCACCGTCCTCTATGTCACCCACGACCAGGAGGAGGCGTTGGCGATGTCGGACAGGATCTGCCTGATGAACAATGCCCGCATCGAGCAGGTCGGTACGCCCGATGATCTCTATTTCCGGCCCCGGAGCATCTTCGCGGCAAGCTTCCTCGGCGAATCCAATATCCTCGACGGCGTCGTCCGGACGATGGGCGAGAAGGCCGTGATCAGCGTCCGGGCCGGCGCGACCTTCGAGGCGCGGCCGGATGCGCGCTTCAAGGCCGAGGAGCGCCTGAGCTGGATGGTGCGGCCCGAGAGCCTGCGCGTGACGCGCGATGCGGGCCCGCCGGGCAATACGCTGCGCGGCCGGCTGCAGGATGTCGTCTTCGCCGGTGGCGTCACCAAGATCCATGTCCGCACCGACCAGGGCGAAACGCTCGTCGCCAAGCAGCTGACCACCGCCAACGGCGTGCCCAATCAGGGCGAGGAGGTCTTCGTCAGTTGGAGCGGCGAGGATACGGTCCTGCTACCGGCGGCCACGCCGTGA
- a CDS encoding ABC transporter substrate-binding protein — MTTTDDRDVPPKATRRDFLATAALAGAAATMGSVSSALAAEKITVADPGGIYQSGFGAAFYKPFQAETGIEIVNVAREAEPTSQIKAIVEAKSYVWDVVSVTLSSRKLLSDQGLLEPLDWSGPEMDALIPAARQPDWMGTNVFASLLAYRTDTMKTAPNSWADFFDVKKFPGRRSLPKSPIIVLEGALLADGVPLDRLYPLDVDRAFRKLDEIKPHVSVWWASFGQTTQLLQSGEVDMLYSSNARIQAAIDSGAPVQLIWNQALYGLEGWAIPKGSPRAALAKRFIKYCANGARQAAYTNALAYGPTNPAAFDKIAPERAKFLPTAPENFKGMAQINDDWWGANKDKMFDRFNAWLLR, encoded by the coding sequence ATGACGACGACAGATGATCGAGACGTGCCCCCGAAAGCGACGCGCCGGGACTTTCTCGCCACCGCTGCGCTGGCCGGGGCTGCTGCGACGATGGGCTCGGTGTCATCGGCGCTCGCCGCCGAGAAGATCACCGTCGCCGACCCGGGCGGCATCTATCAATCGGGCTTCGGCGCCGCCTTCTACAAACCCTTCCAGGCCGAGACCGGCATCGAGATCGTCAATGTCGCCCGTGAGGCGGAACCGACCAGCCAGATCAAGGCGATTGTCGAGGCGAAATCCTATGTCTGGGACGTGGTGTCGGTGACGCTTTCGTCGCGCAAGCTGCTCTCCGACCAGGGACTGCTCGAGCCGCTGGACTGGAGCGGGCCGGAGATGGATGCGCTTATCCCGGCCGCGCGCCAGCCCGACTGGATGGGCACCAACGTCTTCGCCAGCCTGCTCGCCTATCGCACGGACACGATGAAGACCGCGCCCAACAGCTGGGCGGATTTCTTCGACGTGAAGAAATTCCCCGGCCGCCGTTCGCTGCCCAAGAGCCCGATCATCGTCCTGGAAGGCGCGCTGCTGGCCGATGGCGTTCCGCTCGACAGGCTCTACCCGCTCGATGTCGACCGCGCCTTCAGGAAACTCGACGAGATCAAGCCCCATGTCAGCGTCTGGTGGGCGAGCTTCGGCCAGACGACCCAGTTGCTGCAGAGCGGCGAGGTCGACATGCTCTACAGCAGCAATGCGCGCATTCAGGCCGCGATCGACAGCGGCGCGCCGGTCCAGCTGATCTGGAACCAGGCGCTCTATGGGCTCGAAGGCTGGGCGATCCCGAAAGGCTCGCCGCGCGCCGCGCTCGCCAAGCGCTTCATCAAATACTGCGCCAATGGCGCGCGGCAGGCCGCCTACACCAACGCCCTCGCCTATGGCCCGACCAACCCTGCGGCCTTCGACAAGATCGCGCCGGAGCGGGCGAAATTCCTGCCGACCGCACCCGAGAACTTCAAGGGCATGGCCCAGATCAACGACGACTGGTGGGGCGCCAACAAGGACAAGATGTTCGACCGCTTCAACGCCTGGCTGCTGCGCTGA
- a CDS encoding GntR family transcriptional regulator, with protein MSLTRVPDGQSPVSDEAVPRLSLTVAAQPLTQQIANHIRDQIIHDGLKPGERIREQPISEQLRVSRTPIREALQILATERLVDILPNRGAVVANPGVEDLRGMLKVYSMLDGLGGELACLSAQPAQVAEVKLQYELLQVAFEAKDRSAYFQANQAFHLGIVAGSGNPTLVEIHGQLNLRLYRTRYLAVMQIKDWTSAAYQHADILKAFLDRDGPLLNRLLQAHLGFAWRQAEGVVETPALASA; from the coding sequence ATGAGCTTGACCCGCGTTCCGGATGGCCAGAGCCCCGTCTCCGACGAAGCCGTGCCGAGGCTGTCGCTGACTGTGGCGGCCCAGCCTCTGACGCAGCAGATCGCGAACCATATCCGCGATCAGATCATTCATGACGGCCTGAAGCCCGGTGAACGCATCCGCGAGCAGCCGATCTCCGAGCAACTGCGAGTCTCGCGCACGCCGATCCGCGAGGCGCTTCAGATCCTCGCGACGGAACGGCTCGTCGATATCCTGCCCAATCGGGGAGCAGTCGTGGCCAATCCCGGCGTCGAGGATCTGCGCGGCATGCTGAAGGTCTACAGCATGCTCGACGGGCTCGGCGGCGAACTCGCCTGCCTCAGCGCCCAGCCGGCGCAGGTGGCTGAGGTCAAGCTGCAATACGAGCTGTTGCAGGTGGCGTTCGAGGCCAAGGACCGCTCCGCCTATTTCCAGGCAAACCAGGCCTTCCATCTCGGTATCGTCGCCGGCTCGGGGAATCCGACGTTGGTCGAGATCCACGGCCAATTGAACCTCAGGCTCTATCGCACCCGCTATCTCGCGGTCATGCAGATCAAGGACTGGACCTCGGCGGCCTACCAGCACGCCGACATCCTGAAGGCCTTCCTCGATCGCGACGGACCGCTGCTCAACCGGCTGCTCCAGGCCCATCTGGGCTTCGCCTGGCGCCAGGCGGAAGGCGTCGTCGAGACGCCGGCCCTCGCGAGCGCCTGA
- a CDS encoding RidA family protein, with protein MNDIQRIGANSRRSRAVVHGGVIYLTGQVCDDKRGDIAQQTQEAFAKIDAALAEVGSGRSKVLSATIWLRTMDDYDGMNAVWDAWIDRDNAPARSCGTVGMADPDFRVEIIVTAAA; from the coding sequence ATGAACGATATCCAGCGTATCGGCGCGAATAGCCGCCGTAGCCGCGCGGTGGTGCATGGTGGCGTCATCTACCTGACCGGCCAGGTCTGCGACGACAAGCGGGGCGACATCGCCCAGCAGACGCAAGAGGCTTTCGCCAAGATCGATGCCGCGCTTGCCGAAGTCGGAAGTGGCCGGAGCAAGGTCCTCTCAGCCACGATCTGGCTGAGAACCATGGACGATTACGACGGCATGAATGCGGTGTGGGACGCCTGGATCGACCGAGACAACGCGCCGGCGCGCAGCTGCGGCACCGTCGGCATGGCCGATCCGGACTTTCGCGTCGAGATCATCGTGACCGCTGCCGCCTGA
- a CDS encoding GNAT family N-acetyltransferase produces MSLTIRPARPDEAGLVLGFIRELAEYEKLLHEVAATEADIALALFGPNPRTFCDIAEWEGEPVGFAVWFYTYSTFSGRHGIWLEDLYVRPGQRGRGIGKGLIANLARRCVEEGLPRLAWWVLNWNEPSRVFYRSIGAAAQDEWTVKRLEGEALARLGQGN; encoded by the coding sequence ATGAGCTTGACCATCCGCCCCGCCCGTCCAGACGAGGCTGGCCTCGTCCTCGGTTTCATCAGGGAACTGGCCGAATACGAGAAGCTGCTGCATGAGGTCGCGGCGACGGAGGCTGACATCGCCTTGGCGCTGTTTGGCCCGAACCCGCGCACATTCTGCGACATCGCGGAGTGGGAGGGCGAGCCGGTCGGCTTCGCGGTCTGGTTCTACACCTATTCCACCTTCTCGGGCCGGCACGGCATCTGGCTGGAGGATCTCTATGTGCGGCCCGGTCAGCGCGGGCGCGGCATCGGCAAGGGGCTGATCGCGAACCTTGCCAGGCGCTGCGTCGAGGAGGGACTGCCGCGCCTGGCCTGGTGGGTGCTGAACTGGAACGAGCCGTCGCGGGTGTTCTATCGCTCGATCGGAGCCGCCGCGCAGGACGAGTGGACGGTGAAGCGGCTCGAAGGCGAGGCTTTGGCGCGGTTGGGGCAGGGGAACTGA
- a CDS encoding dihydrofolate reductase has translation MAALPLVIVAAIADNNVIGDDNKLIWRLKTDMRRFRRLTTGCPIIMGRKTYLSIGKPLPGRETIVLTRDAHFSAEGVHVAHSLEGALELAQSLGGAMGAHSVIIGGGTEIYGQALPFVDRLELTFVHAAPQGDAVFPDWNRAAFEGVAREEHPHGPDDEHAFTFATFRRRP, from the coding sequence ATGGCAGCGCTTCCCCTCGTCATTGTCGCAGCCATCGCTGACAACAATGTCATCGGCGACGACAACAAGCTGATCTGGCGATTGAAGACCGATATGCGGCGGTTCCGCCGCCTGACGACGGGTTGCCCTATCATCATGGGGCGCAAGACCTATCTCTCGATCGGCAAGCCGCTGCCGGGACGCGAGACGATCGTGCTGACGCGCGATGCGCATTTCAGCGCAGAGGGCGTGCATGTCGCGCATTCACTTGAAGGAGCGCTCGAGCTCGCCCAGAGCCTGGGCGGCGCGATGGGCGCGCATTCGGTCATCATCGGCGGCGGCACGGAGATCTATGGCCAGGCCCTGCCTTTCGTCGACCGGCTCGAACTGACCTTCGTGCATGCGGCGCCGCAGGGCGATGCGGTTTTCCCGGACTGGAATCGCGCCGCCTTCGAAGGTGTCGCACGCGAAGAGCACCCCCACGGTCCCGATGATGAGCACGCCTTCACCTTCGCGACGTTTCGTCGCCGGCCATGA
- the hflK gene encoding FtsH protease activity modulator HflK, whose product MPWSNQSGGSGSGGGGGGPWGNRGGSGGGGGPWGGGSNGGGSGGGSPPDLEEILRRSQDRLKNLLPGGNVGGRGLILGVLVLVLVWLATGVYFVRPNEVGLNTVFGKYIGKTGEGANWNWPYPIGGVIKPQVTNVVTTEVGFRTVESVRTSRQTDVIEESLMLTGDENIVDVDVIVQWQIDPVAPENYVFNIQDPPGTVKAVAESAMREVVGRRNIQPVLTTDRGAIETEVRHLMQETLDTYKAGVQIRLVQMQKVDPPQQVIDSFRDVQAARADQERLRNEAQTYANRVVPEARGRSAQLVQSAEAYKDQTVAEALGQASRFNAVYAQYKNAPAVTRERLFIETMERVLGGTDKVIIDQKNGSQGVVPYLPLNELQQRRTAPGAQQGGAVR is encoded by the coding sequence ATGCCTTGGAGCAACCAGAGCGGCGGTAGTGGGAGCGGTGGCGGCGGGGGTGGACCCTGGGGCAATCGCGGTGGAAGCGGCGGCGGTGGCGGCCCTTGGGGCGGCGGCTCGAATGGCGGCGGCAGCGGTGGCGGTTCGCCGCCCGATCTGGAAGAGATCCTGCGGCGCAGCCAGGACCGGCTCAAGAATTTGCTTCCGGGCGGCAATGTCGGCGGGCGCGGCCTGATTCTCGGCGTGCTCGTCCTGGTGCTGGTCTGGCTCGCGACCGGTGTTTATTTCGTGCGCCCCAACGAGGTCGGCCTCAACACCGTCTTCGGCAAATATATCGGCAAGACCGGCGAAGGCGCCAACTGGAACTGGCCCTATCCGATCGGCGGCGTGATCAAGCCCCAGGTGACCAATGTCGTCACCACCGAGGTCGGCTTCCGCACGGTCGAATCGGTGCGCACCTCGCGGCAAACCGACGTGATCGAAGAGAGCCTGATGCTGACCGGCGACGAGAACATCGTTGACGTCGACGTCATCGTGCAGTGGCAGATCGACCCCGTCGCGCCCGAGAACTACGTCTTCAATATCCAGGATCCGCCGGGCACGGTGAAGGCCGTTGCCGAGAGCGCGATGCGCGAAGTCGTCGGCCGCCGCAACATCCAGCCGGTGCTGACCACCGATCGCGGCGCGATCGAGACCGAGGTGCGCCATTTGATGCAGGAGACGTTGGACACCTACAAGGCCGGCGTCCAGATCCGCCTCGTGCAGATGCAGAAGGTCGATCCGCCGCAGCAGGTCATCGATTCGTTCCGCGACGTCCAGGCGGCGCGCGCCGACCAGGAGCGCCTGCGCAACGAAGCGCAGACCTATGCCAACCGCGTCGTGCCGGAAGCGCGCGGCCGTTCGGCACAGCTCGTCCAGTCGGCCGAAGCCTATAAGGACCAGACGGTGGCCGAAGCGCTGGGTCAGGCGAGCCGTTTCAATGCGGTCTATGCGCAGTACAAGAATGCGCCGGCCGTGACCCGCGAGCGCCTCTTCATCGAGACGATGGAGCGCGTGCTTGGCGGCACCGATAAGGTGATCATCGACCAGAAGAATGGTAGCCAGGGCGTCGTGCCCTATCTGCCTCTCAACGAACTCCAGCAGCGGCGCACGGCGCCGGGCGCTCAGCAGGGAGGAGCGGTCCGATGA
- a CDS encoding protease modulator HflC gives MNGSILRLGALILVGLAAVLLYAGTFVVQQTQSAIVLQFGRVRTIATAPGLYFKLPAPFETVTFLDNRILDLDLPSQEIIASDQKRLVVDAFTRYRISDPLKFYQAVNSIPRANSQLASIVNGNVRSVLAEASFTAMVRTDRSRLMSRIRDDVNREAARFGMTVVDVRLRRVDLPAANSQAVFQRMQTERQREAAEARALGAQQAQEIRARADRDSTVIVAEAQRRSDEVRGEGEGERNRVFAEAFGKDPEFFAFYRSMQAYEASIKPGDTRMVLSPDTPFFRFFNGPQAQRDAGATTTVPAAPARP, from the coding sequence ATGAACGGTTCGATCCTGCGCCTTGGTGCGCTCATCCTCGTCGGCCTCGCCGCGGTCCTGCTCTATGCCGGCACCTTCGTCGTGCAGCAGACGCAATCGGCCATCGTGCTGCAGTTCGGGCGAGTGCGCACCATTGCGACCGCGCCCGGGCTCTACTTCAAGCTGCCGGCGCCGTTCGAGACGGTGACCTTCCTCGACAACCGCATCCTCGATCTGGACTTGCCGTCGCAGGAAATCATCGCCTCGGACCAGAAGCGGCTCGTCGTCGATGCCTTCACGCGCTACCGGATCTCCGACCCGCTGAAGTTCTATCAGGCGGTCAACAGCATCCCGCGCGCCAACTCGCAGCTTGCCTCGATCGTCAACGGCAATGTCCGCAGCGTGTTAGCTGAGGCGAGCTTTACCGCCATGGTCCGTACCGACCGTTCGCGCTTGATGAGCCGTATTCGTGACGATGTGAACCGTGAGGCGGCGCGCTTCGGCATGACCGTCGTCGATGTGCGCCTGCGCCGCGTCGATCTGCCGGCTGCCAACTCGCAAGCCGTGTTCCAGCGCATGCAGACGGAACGTCAGCGCGAGGCGGCCGAAGCCCGTGCGCTCGGTGCCCAGCAGGCGCAGGAGATCAGGGCGCGTGCCGACAGGGATTCGACCGTGATCGTCGCCGAGGCACAGCGCCGTTCGGACGAAGTTCGCGGCGAGGGTGAAGGCGAGCGCAACCGCGTCTTCGCCGAAGCCTTCGGCAAGGATCCGGAGTTCTTCGCGTTCTATCGTTCGATGCAGGCCTATGAGGCCAGCATCAAGCCGGGCGATACGCGCATGGTGCTCTCGCCCGATACCCCGTTCTTCCGCTTCTTCAATGGGCCGCAAGCCCAGCGGGATGCGGGCGCGACGACCACCGTGCCGGCCGCGCCGGCGCGGCCCTGA
- a CDS encoding DUF2065 domain-containing protein — MWDFIAALGLVFAIEGILFAAVPNLAKDALRSAAETPVDRMRLIGIGSAVLGVVLVWLVRGGV; from the coding sequence ATGTGGGATTTCATCGCGGCGCTCGGCCTGGTTTTCGCCATCGAGGGCATCCTGTTCGCGGCGGTGCCGAACCTCGCCAAGGATGCTTTGCGCAGCGCAGCCGAGACGCCGGTCGACCGTATGCGGTTGATCGGAATCGGCTCCGCCGTGCTCGGTGTCGTCTTGGTCTGGCTGGTGCGCGGCGGCGTTTAG
- a CDS encoding Do family serine endopeptidase produces the protein MAFKQSPLRLARIALVCSTALLPLGAVSAPAQANSPVLAGQVSLADLVDKVMPAVVNISAVTTGDAKGRTLPQLPQLGPDTPFGDLFEEFFNRRGQGRDGQNQQGERQAPQPRRSQSAGSGFVIDASGIVVTNNHVIGDANEITVIFPNGLRLKAEVIGKDAKVDLAVLRVKHDKPLPAVKFGDSDAMRIGDPVMAIGNPFALGGSVSSGIISARNRDISQGPYDTYIQTDAAINKGNSGGPLFNMAGEVIGINTAILSPTGGSVGIGFAVPSSLAANVVEQLREFGETRRGWLGVRIQSVDDATAEALGLGTARGALIAGIDDKGPAKPAGLEIGDVVVKFDGKEVKDSRDLPRIVAATPVGKDVPVSIVRKGKEEVKTVKLGRLEDGEKVQPASARTPAEPAKPAVTSALGLEFSPQTEELKKRYAIKDGTKGVIITKVDPNSNAADKRISVGELIVEVGQEPVNSPEDVTKRLDALKKDGKKSALLLVSNAQGEVRFVAVSMN, from the coding sequence ATGGCATTCAAACAGTCTCCTCTTCGGCTCGCCCGGATTGCACTGGTCTGCAGCACGGCTCTGCTGCCGCTGGGCGCCGTCTCGGCTCCCGCGCAGGCGAATTCGCCGGTGCTGGCCGGCCAGGTTTCGCTGGCCGATCTCGTCGACAAGGTCATGCCCGCGGTGGTCAACATCTCGGCGGTGACGACGGGAGATGCCAAGGGCCGCACCCTGCCGCAACTGCCGCAGCTCGGCCCCGACACGCCCTTCGGCGACCTGTTCGAGGAATTCTTCAACCGGCGCGGCCAAGGTCGCGACGGCCAGAACCAGCAGGGCGAGCGCCAGGCGCCGCAGCCGCGCCGCTCGCAATCGGCGGGCTCGGGCTTCGTGATCGACGCGTCGGGCATCGTCGTGACGAACAACCACGTCATCGGTGACGCCAACGAGATCACGGTGATCTTCCCCAACGGCCTGCGCCTCAAGGCCGAGGTCATCGGCAAGGACGCCAAGGTCGATCTCGCGGTGCTGCGGGTGAAGCACGACAAGCCGCTGCCTGCGGTCAAGTTCGGCGATTCCGATGCGATGCGCATCGGCGATCCGGTGATGGCGATCGGCAATCCGTTCGCGCTGGGCGGTTCGGTTTCGTCGGGTATCATCTCGGCACGCAACCGCGACATCAGCCAGGGACCCTACGACACCTATATCCAGACCGACGCTGCCATCAACAAGGGCAATTCTGGCGGGCCGCTGTTCAACATGGCGGGCGAGGTCATCGGCATCAACACGGCGATCCTGTCGCCGACGGGCGGTTCGGTCGGCATCGGCTTTGCCGTGCCGTCCTCGCTCGCGGCCAATGTCGTCGAGCAATTGCGCGAGTTCGGCGAGACACGCCGCGGCTGGCTCGGCGTGCGCATCCAGAGCGTTGACGATGCCACCGCCGAGGCGCTCGGCCTTGGTACGGCGCGTGGCGCGCTGATCGCCGGCATCGACGACAAGGGACCGGCCAAGCCCGCGGGCCTCGAGATCGGCGACGTGGTCGTCAAGTTCGACGGCAAGGAGGTCAAGGATTCGCGCGACCTGCCGCGCATCGTCGCCGCGACGCCTGTGGGCAAGGATGTGCCTGTCAGCATCGTGCGCAAGGGCAAGGAAGAGGTGAAGACGGTCAAGCTTGGCCGCCTCGAGGATGGCGAGAAGGTCCAGCCCGCCTCGGCACGCACGCCGGCGGAGCCTGCCAAGCCTGCCGTGACCAGCGCTCTCGGCCTCGAATTCTCGCCGCAGACCGAGGAGCTGAAGAAGCGCTACGCGATCAAGGACGGCACCAAGGGCGTCATCATCACCAAAGTCGACCCGAATTCGAACGCCGCGGATAAGCGCATCTCGGTTGGCGAACTGATCGTCGAGGTCGGCCAGGAGCCGGTGAACTCGCCTGAGGATGTGACCAAGCGTCTCGATGCCTTGAAGAAGGACGGCAAGAAGTCCGCCTTGCTGCTGGTCTCGAACGCGCAGGGCGAGGTCCGCTTCGTCGCGGTATCGATGAACTAA